The nucleotide sequence CGATCAGACGAGCGCTCGACTCGATCAATGCATAGTCGAAGCGGTCATGATCGGTCGCCAGCACCACCGCATCGAAGGACGCCAGGTTCTCTGCCGTCAGCGGCTCGCTGGACAGCTCGAAGTGATGCTCACGCATGGTCGGAAACACCGGCACATGCGGATCGCTGTATGCCACGACCGCACTTTTGGCCTCCAGCAGCTCCATGATCTCGACCGATGGCGATTCACGCATGTCGTCCACGTTCTTCTTGTAAGCAATGCCCAAGACCAACACACGGCTACCCTTGAGTGCACGTCCCTGATCGTTCAGGCCGTCCATCAACTTGCCGACCACATACTCCGGCATTGCCTGGTTGACTTCCCCAGACAGCTCGATGAAACGGGTGTGCAACCCATACTCGCGCGCCTTCCAGGTCAGATAGAAGGGGTCGATCGGAATGCAGTGGCCGCCCAGCCCGGGGCCAGGATAATAAGCGGTAAAGCCGAACGGCTTGGTCGCCGCCGCATCCACCACCTCGAAGATGTCGATACCCATGCGATCAGCAACGACCTTCATCTCGTTGACCAGGCCGATGTTCACCGCGCGATGGATGTTTTCCAGCAACTTGGTCAGCTCGGCAGCTTTCGTGGAGCTGACTGGAACGACCTGATCAATGGCCTGCTCGTAAAGCGCGATGCCCACCTGTAAACACGCCGGCGTATGGCCACCGATCACCTTGGGAATGGTGCGCGTCTCAAAATTCGGATTACCAGGGTCTTCGCGCTCAGGCGAGTAGACAAGAAAAACATCCTCACCTACCACCAGGCCACCCTCTTGCACCCGAGGCAACAACTCTTCTTCCGTAGTCCCCGGGTACGTAGTGCTTTCCAGCGAAACTATCTGTCCAGCGCGCAGGTATGGCTTGAGGGCATCTGTGGTATTGATCACGAAGCTCATGTCCGGCTCGCGATACTTGTTCAGCGGTGTCGGGACACAAAGAATCAGGGCATCACACTCGGTAACACGCCGAAAATCCGTAGTCGCTTCAAACCCACGCTGGCGTGCCAGAGCAATTTTTTCCGCAGGAATATGCTCGATGTAGCTATGGCCCGCATTCAGGTTCTCAACCTTTGACTGGTCTATATCAATGCCCAGCACGCGGTAGCCAATGGCGCTGTAGCGCAGCATCAACGGCAAACCAACGTAACCAAGACCAACGATACCGATGATCGCTTCCTTGCTTTTGAATCGGGCGATGGGCGCCTGGACTCGATCCGACATATCTAAGCTCCACACTACTTCAGCAATGACATCAGGCCCACCGCCCTAGCTAGCAAATGCCAAAGGGGGATCATCGTGCCTGAAAGCCCGTCATCATAAAGAGCCTCTGCCGAATCTCATAGCTCTGCAACAATAGCCGGCGACCAATGCGAGTAGCTCCGCCTTTCTAGAAAGCGCCTTGGCT is from Pseudomonas sp. PDM14 and encodes:
- the wbpA gene encoding UDP-N-acetyl-D-glucosamine 6-dehydrogenase, which encodes MSDRVQAPIARFKSKEAIIGIVGLGYVGLPLMLRYSAIGYRVLGIDIDQSKVENLNAGHSYIEHIPAEKIALARQRGFEATTDFRRVTECDALILCVPTPLNKYREPDMSFVINTTDALKPYLRAGQIVSLESTTYPGTTEEELLPRVQEGGLVVGEDVFLVYSPEREDPGNPNFETRTIPKVIGGHTPACLQVGIALYEQAIDQVVPVSSTKAAELTKLLENIHRAVNIGLVNEMKVVADRMGIDIFEVVDAAATKPFGFTAYYPGPGLGGHCIPIDPFYLTWKAREYGLHTRFIELSGEVNQAMPEYVVGKLMDGLNDQGRALKGSRVLVLGIAYKKNVDDMRESPSVEIMELLEAKSAVVAYSDPHVPVFPTMREHHFELSSEPLTAENLASFDAVVLATDHDRFDYALIESSARLIVDSRGKYRTPANHIIKA